One part of the Mya arenaria isolate MELC-2E11 chromosome 3, ASM2691426v1 genome encodes these proteins:
- the LOC128225801 gene encoding uncharacterized protein LOC128225801: MRKKERKKKKEEKKKKTKEKGAKQKGKWNQTGRFKANKKIDGALSDENNEYNQDVKSENGSSEAAPDIKKDTQELEDDTDCKKIDNRAEKERSHVELAYQNNKSAEFKSDFNVKTEGNECTDDITQHDVESKKEKQTKQDEHKENVIYLKFDFDTLTNSHKQTISEIRRIVHTQLEDQVVKAISKAVLEEMELPRETGIVSYVEECAKICWLARLHDPPVYIEFEEIEDDSPFKAEMYKAYTKTGKRLDYVVWPPVFLYKNEKMLTKGVAQGK; this comes from the exons ATGAGGAAAAAGGAACGGAAGAAAAAGAAGGaggaaaagaagaaaaagacgAAGGAAAAGGGGGCAAAACAGAAGGGGAAATGGAATCAG ACTGGACGATTCAAAGCTAACAAGAAAATAGATGGTGCCCTTTCAGATGAAAATAATGAGTATAACCAAGATGTTAAATCAGAAAATGGATCAAGTGAG GCTGCACCAGACATAAAGAAAGACACACAGGAGTTGGAAGATGATACTGATTGCAAGAAAATAGACAACAGAGCTGAAAAAGAACGTTCTCATGTTGAACTAGCTTATCAGAATAATAAATCTGCAGAG TTTAAATCGGACTTCAATGTAAAGACGGAAGGAAACGAATGCACTGACGATATAACTCAACATGATGTAGAgtccaaaaaagaaaaacagacaaaacag gATGAACATAAAGAAAACGTAATATACCTGAAGTTTGATTTCGATACACTGACCAACAGCCATAAACAGACCATATCTGAAATCCGAAGAATCGTTCACACACAGCTGGAAGATCAAGTTGTCAAG GCTATTTCTAAGGCTGTGCTGGAAGAAATGGAGCTCCCTAGAGAGACAGGGATCGTCTCCTACGTAGAGGAATGTGCTAAAATATGTTGGCTAGCGCGTTTACATGATCCGCCGGTTTACATTGAGTTTGAAGAGATCGAAGATGACTCACCTTTTAAGGCTGAAATGTATAAGGCATATACTAAGACAGGAAAACGGCTGGATTACGTTGTTTGGCCTCCTGTTTTcctatataaaaatgaaaaaatgttgacCAAAGGTGTGGCACAAGGAAAGTAA